In a genomic window of Occallatibacter riparius:
- a CDS encoding glycoside hydrolase family 31 protein — protein sequence MRQIGFRLAAVIILGVISAACVAGQQANRFVVEHDDRTIALEPYGPNIVRVTLSAEKSSAIAAPGYGIVGTPSIAGWTREKDGDGYDVFRSGRMVVRLAPETLPGPHPMPLDELNLKLRGRYFYGYESRGTYNDSFSVSTAEGKPLLTMRRWSMSPNAAKGEEKSKDTKGDAGYHIAATFDSPTGEHYYGLGQQQQGDLDLRDHRIRCWHDYSAIGGENVCVPFMVSSHGYGLVWDNPSKTTIDLGFNQQNVWSSEIGERVSFFVIAGNTSDEIYEGYRQLTGAAPLLPKASYGYIQSKAIYPTQEQLLNVAKGYRDRKLPLDVLVVDFLNMTKQGEMDLDPARWPDPAAMNRQLHSMGIKTLLSVWPHFSEGTRFYDMLLKNGWLILTADGKPDRGGYTKEVGPNLDTTNPEAAKWWWESIRDRYVKPYGFDYIWLDETEPDVDPQNDVFHIGSGARYYNVYPLFHTASVYEGFRRDFGDSRRVMILARAAYLGAQRNGTVFWSSDITSTWDMLKRSIPAGLNFTASGMPYWDTDIAGFFSPQVYANYHAAHKPLVDASDVRGTVDGYEDYPELFVRWFQWGAFQPVMRAHGERDHNEVWSYGKEAEPILEKYLRLRYQLMPYTYSLGYRSYQTGAPFMRALFMDFPDDPNVADIRDEYMFGPAFLVAPVVEQGATSRRVYLPAGCDWYNYWTNERIKGGQTITAAAPIDTLPLFIRAGSIVPLGTRILSTQEKQDIAAVRVYPGADSDFTLFSDDGTTYAYEKGSGLVTHLHWDDAKQTLSHEGAAAWSEPDSKVVTIIRP from the coding sequence ATGAGGCAAATCGGTTTTCGCCTGGCCGCCGTCATCATACTTGGCGTGATTTCCGCAGCATGCGTAGCAGGCCAGCAGGCCAATCGGTTTGTCGTCGAGCACGATGATCGGACGATTGCCCTGGAGCCATACGGCCCTAACATCGTTCGCGTCACTCTGAGCGCAGAGAAGTCTTCAGCAATTGCGGCGCCGGGCTACGGAATCGTCGGTACGCCGTCGATCGCTGGCTGGACGCGCGAAAAGGACGGAGACGGGTACGATGTGTTTCGCTCGGGCCGAATGGTGGTCCGTCTTGCTCCGGAGACTCTACCGGGTCCGCATCCGATGCCGCTCGATGAATTGAATCTGAAACTGAGAGGCCGCTACTTCTACGGATACGAGAGCCGCGGGACCTACAACGATTCCTTTTCAGTGAGCACCGCGGAGGGCAAGCCTCTGCTGACCATGCGGCGATGGTCGATGTCCCCGAATGCGGCAAAGGGCGAGGAGAAATCAAAGGACACAAAGGGCGATGCCGGGTACCACATCGCAGCGACATTCGATTCGCCCACAGGCGAGCACTATTACGGCCTCGGGCAGCAGCAACAGGGTGATCTGGATCTGCGCGATCATCGCATTCGATGCTGGCACGACTATTCGGCGATAGGCGGCGAGAACGTATGTGTGCCGTTCATGGTCTCAAGCCACGGCTATGGACTGGTCTGGGACAACCCATCGAAGACGACGATCGATCTTGGCTTTAATCAGCAGAACGTGTGGTCTTCGGAGATTGGTGAGCGCGTTTCGTTCTTTGTCATCGCGGGTAACACGAGCGATGAAATTTATGAAGGGTACCGCCAACTCACCGGGGCCGCTCCACTTCTGCCCAAGGCAAGCTACGGATACATCCAGAGCAAGGCGATCTATCCCACGCAGGAACAGCTTCTAAATGTTGCGAAGGGATATCGCGACCGCAAGTTGCCCCTGGATGTGCTGGTCGTCGATTTCCTGAACATGACGAAGCAGGGGGAGATGGATCTGGATCCAGCGCGCTGGCCCGATCCAGCGGCAATGAACCGGCAACTACATTCGATGGGTATTAAAACGCTGCTTAGCGTATGGCCGCACTTTTCAGAGGGCACGCGCTTCTATGACATGCTCCTGAAGAACGGCTGGCTGATCCTCACGGCGGATGGGAAGCCTGACCGAGGTGGCTACACGAAGGAGGTTGGACCGAATCTTGACACCACGAATCCTGAAGCGGCGAAGTGGTGGTGGGAGTCGATCCGAGACCGATATGTAAAGCCGTACGGGTTCGATTACATCTGGCTGGACGAGACGGAGCCGGACGTCGACCCGCAAAATGACGTTTTCCACATTGGTTCCGGCGCGCGCTATTACAACGTCTATCCGCTGTTTCATACAGCCTCTGTCTATGAGGGGTTCCGGCGCGACTTTGGAGACAGCCGGCGGGTGATGATCCTCGCGCGCGCCGCATACCTCGGCGCGCAACGCAATGGGACCGTCTTCTGGTCCAGCGACATCACTTCCACCTGGGACATGCTGAAGCGCTCCATTCCGGCGGGGCTGAACTTTACGGCGAGCGGAATGCCGTACTGGGACACGGACATCGCTGGCTTTTTCTCACCTCAGGTTTATGCGAATTATCACGCCGCACACAAGCCGCTGGTGGACGCATCGGATGTACGGGGCACGGTCGACGGGTATGAGGACTATCCGGAGCTGTTTGTGCGCTGGTTCCAGTGGGGCGCCTTCCAGCCCGTGATGAGGGCGCACGGAGAGAGAGACCACAATGAAGTCTGGTCCTATGGCAAAGAGGCCGAACCCATCCTCGAGAAGTATCTGCGCCTGCGTTATCAGCTCATGCCATACACTTACTCGCTTGGATACAGGAGTTATCAAACCGGCGCTCCTTTCATGCGCGCGCTGTTCATGGATTTTCCGGATGACCCGAACGTAGCCGACATTCGCGATGAATACATGTTCGGCCCCGCGTTCCTTGTAGCACCAGTGGTCGAGCAGGGAGCGACGAGCCGTCGCGTTTATCTGCCGGCGGGCTGTGACTGGTATAACTACTGGACCAACGAACGGATCAAAGGTGGACAAACCATCACCGCTGCTGCGCCGATCGATACGCTCCCACTCTTCATTCGGGCGGGCTCGATTGTGCCGCTCGGCACGCGCATTCTGAGCACCCAGGAAAAACAGGACATAGCTGCCGTTCGTGTGTACCCGGGAGCAGACTCGGACTTCACCCTCTTTTCTGACGATGGTACGACCTATGCGTATGAGAAAGGCTCCGGATTAGTTACGCATCTCCACTGGGACGATGCGAAGCAGACCCTGAGCCACGAGGGAGCGGCCGCGTGGAGCGAACCGGACTCCAAGGTGGTGACGATCATTCGTCCTTGA
- a CDS encoding cupin domain-containing protein, with the protein MNERKLSGYLAHFHAVSAEQVVAHYHQGVELLYLIQGKLEMMIGVETFTLQAGDSIYFDSMQKHTYRSLIKGACKAIVITTGTSR; encoded by the coding sequence GTGAACGAACGCAAGTTGAGCGGCTACCTGGCGCATTTCCATGCTGTCTCCGCCGAGCAGGTCGTCGCGCATTATCACCAGGGCGTGGAACTTCTCTATCTGATCCAGGGCAAGCTGGAGATGATGATCGGAGTCGAGACATTCACGCTTCAGGCCGGAGACTCTATCTACTTCGACTCGATGCAGAAGCACACCTATCGCAGCTTGATCAAGGGAGCTTGTAAAGCAATCGTGATCACAACAGGAACGAGTCGATAG
- a CDS encoding RICIN domain-containing protein — protein MMSSPSYSSQQAARSHAVRMFALGAILLGCGLVTSPLAAQTSANVSINAASNMGSVPSQGGYGVGSSVYDGYMTNQGLGAALKTGGFNAIRYPGGSYADIFNFISGSNNTLNNGGYFAPGDTFDNWIADLIRPSGAKGVITINYGSNTTNNGPGTTSTAASWVQYANITNNDGILYWEIGNEIYGNGYYSGFNWEYDLHVLNQTASARVGNSALSPSAYGTNAAAFIKAMKAVDPNIKCGVYLSTSPYVPGWNQGVLTALSSALQGSGYTLDFVIDHWYPNGTDAQVLAAPATVSSEISTFRSAIQQYYTLGNGSQIQILVTEAAANRNGGLYPYLFTADQYLSWFEQGASNVDYQELNSGVFEDSSTNTPDGPWYGVQFDSLVARPGDRLVSASSSNSLLRAHGVRRSDGQVGVVLINDDPNNSTTVSISVSGAALSTIGTKYTFGNANFSPGANTPNSGIGSSSISGVGNNFSITVPAYTSVAVVIPQTSTNTANLIANGNYIISNYQTGLTIDDYGFSKTAGTYLDMWPATGGSNQTWTVTNLGNNYIYLTSAYSGLAMDVYGGSTSSGAKIDQWYWSNTSNQIWKVVSMGNGNYELLSQKSGLALGVPAAISGSGSRTLLNGTGLDQETVTGAANQLWSFNN, from the coding sequence ATGATGAGCTCCCCCTCGTATTCGTCTCAACAAGCCGCGCGCTCACACGCCGTTCGCATGTTTGCTCTTGGAGCGATTTTGCTCGGCTGCGGACTTGTGACTTCGCCCCTAGCGGCCCAGACGTCCGCCAATGTCAGCATCAATGCTGCGTCGAACATGGGCAGTGTCCCGTCCCAGGGTGGTTATGGCGTGGGCTCGTCGGTCTATGACGGCTACATGACCAACCAGGGGCTTGGAGCCGCGCTGAAAACGGGCGGATTTAATGCCATCCGTTACCCTGGCGGCTCGTATGCCGACATCTTCAACTTCATCAGCGGCAGCAACAACACGTTGAATAACGGTGGCTATTTCGCCCCCGGAGATACCTTCGACAACTGGATCGCCGACCTCATTCGGCCCTCCGGAGCCAAGGGAGTGATCACGATCAACTATGGCTCGAACACAACCAACAACGGGCCGGGTACTACCAGCACAGCCGCGAGCTGGGTGCAGTACGCCAACATTACCAACAACGACGGCATTCTGTACTGGGAGATCGGCAACGAGATCTATGGCAACGGCTACTACTCCGGTTTTAACTGGGAGTACGACCTGCACGTCCTGAATCAGACTGCGTCGGCCCGCGTGGGCAACTCGGCTCTTTCGCCCTCGGCATATGGAACCAACGCTGCGGCGTTCATCAAGGCCATGAAGGCGGTCGATCCGAATATCAAGTGCGGCGTATACCTCAGCACTTCCCCGTATGTTCCAGGTTGGAATCAGGGCGTGCTGACCGCCCTCTCCAGCGCTCTCCAGGGTTCTGGCTACACGCTCGATTTCGTGATCGATCACTGGTATCCCAACGGAACCGATGCGCAGGTTTTGGCCGCCCCGGCGACCGTCAGTTCCGAGATTTCGACGTTTCGCTCCGCCATCCAGCAGTACTACACCCTCGGCAACGGCAGCCAGATTCAGATTCTGGTTACCGAAGCGGCTGCAAACCGCAACGGCGGACTTTACCCCTATCTCTTCACCGCCGACCAGTACCTCTCCTGGTTCGAACAGGGAGCGTCGAACGTCGACTATCAGGAATTGAATAGCGGGGTCTTCGAGGATTCATCGACGAACACGCCCGACGGCCCGTGGTATGGCGTGCAGTTCGACTCGTTGGTGGCGCGCCCCGGAGATCGGCTGGTCTCGGCCAGTTCGTCCAATTCGCTGCTGCGCGCGCATGGAGTGCGGCGCTCGGACGGCCAGGTCGGCGTGGTTCTCATCAACGACGATCCCAACAACAGCACCACGGTTTCGATAAGCGTCTCCGGGGCGGCACTCTCCACAATCGGCACCAAATACACCTTCGGCAACGCCAACTTCTCCCCAGGAGCCAACACGCCGAACTCCGGTATTGGCTCCAGTTCCATCAGCGGAGTGGGCAACAACTTCAGCATCACGGTGCCGGCCTACACTTCGGTGGCAGTGGTCATCCCACAAACCTCAACCAACACCGCGAACCTCATCGCCAACGGCAACTACATCATCTCCAACTATCAGACCGGTCTGACGATCGACGATTACGGGTTCAGCAAGACCGCAGGAACGTACCTGGACATGTGGCCTGCCACCGGTGGTAGCAACCAGACCTGGACCGTGACCAATCTGGGGAACAACTATATCTACCTGACCAGCGCCTACAGCGGCCTGGCCATGGACGTGTACGGAGGATCGACAAGCTCTGGAGCCAAGATCGATCAATGGTATTGGTCCAACACCTCCAACCAGATTTGGAAGGTGGTCAGTATGGGCAACGGCAATTACGAGCTGCTGAGCCAGAAGAGCGGCTTGGCTTTGGGCGTTCCCGCGGCTATCTCCGGCAGCGGTTCCCGAACTCTGCTGAACGGCACAGGGCTGGATCAGGAAACGGTCACCGGGGCTGCTAACCAGCTTTGGTCCTTCAACAACTGA
- a CDS encoding 2-keto-3-deoxygluconate permease — protein sequence MHLPIKRTLERVPGGMMTIPLGCGAVISTFAPHAGSFFGSFTGALFSGALPILAVFYVCIGATISVRSLPAVVRKGGAIFCTKILLGIAVGVTVGHWIGINPIASGWFTGFSTLAFVAAINDTNGGLYMALMTQYGRPEDAAAYSIMGLESGPFFTMVTLGVAGLSAFPWQTLVGAVLPIAAGMLLGNLDPDLRHFLANGVHVLIPFFAFALGATLNLKLVWRAGVAGLALGIAVLVVSGFFLVLIDRLTGGNGTAGIAASTTAGNAAAVPALVAAANPQYAAAAATGTLLVACSVIVTALAAPFLTAWWASRNGSRGTTLELAGQGVERG from the coding sequence ATGCACCTTCCCATCAAGCGCACACTGGAACGCGTACCGGGCGGCATGATGACCATACCGCTCGGCTGCGGCGCCGTCATCTCCACGTTTGCTCCGCACGCGGGCAGCTTTTTCGGCTCGTTCACGGGGGCGCTGTTTAGCGGTGCGCTGCCCATTCTCGCCGTCTTTTATGTATGCATCGGGGCCACGATTTCGGTGCGATCGCTGCCTGCCGTGGTGCGCAAAGGTGGAGCGATCTTCTGCACCAAGATCCTTCTCGGCATTGCCGTGGGCGTGACCGTCGGCCACTGGATTGGCATCAATCCGATCGCCTCGGGATGGTTTACCGGCTTTTCTACTCTGGCGTTCGTTGCGGCAATAAACGATACCAACGGCGGCCTCTACATGGCCCTTATGACCCAGTACGGCCGGCCTGAAGACGCCGCTGCCTACTCGATCATGGGCCTGGAGTCCGGTCCATTTTTCACCATGGTTACTCTTGGGGTGGCTGGGCTGTCTGCGTTTCCCTGGCAGACCCTCGTCGGCGCGGTCCTGCCTATTGCCGCGGGCATGCTGCTTGGGAATTTGGATCCAGATCTGCGCCACTTCCTTGCGAACGGTGTGCACGTGCTGATCCCATTCTTCGCGTTCGCCCTCGGCGCAACCCTGAATCTCAAACTGGTATGGCGAGCGGGCGTGGCGGGCCTCGCATTGGGAATCGCTGTCCTTGTGGTCTCCGGTTTTTTCCTCGTCCTCATCGACCGTCTCACCGGAGGAAACGGCACGGCCGGCATTGCCGCATCCACCACGGCCGGCAACGCCGCGGCTGTCCCAGCGCTAGTAGCCGCAGCGAATCCACAGTACGCCGCGGCAGCCGCTACTGGCACGCTGCTCGTCGCGTGCAGCGTTATTGTCACTGCCCTCGCCGCTCCCTTTCTTACCGCCTGGTGGGCTTCGCGGAATGGCTCCCGCGGCACCACACTCGAACTCGCCGGCCAGGGAGTAGAGCGTGGCTGA
- a CDS encoding helix-turn-helix domain-containing protein, with product MQEALRPYAIADKLRTLRLRRSMGLAQLAEHTGFSTAMLSRLENGRLVPTLPTLTRIALVFSVGLDYFFSDPRKRHVVAVVRRNERMRFPSDPNPLRHLGISRALTFG from the coding sequence GTGCAGGAAGCGCTTCGGCCTTATGCCATAGCGGACAAGCTGCGCACGCTGCGATTGCGGCGCAGCATGGGCCTGGCGCAGCTTGCGGAACACACCGGCTTTTCGACCGCAATGCTCTCGCGGCTCGAGAACGGGCGGCTGGTTCCGACTCTGCCCACGCTCACTCGTATCGCTCTGGTTTTCAGCGTCGGTCTGGACTATTTCTTCAGCGATCCGAGGAAGAGGCATGTCGTGGCGGTTGTGCGGCGGAATGAGCGCATGCGGTTCCCTTCAGACCCGAATCCGCTCAGGCACCTTGGGATTTCGAGAGCCTTGACTTTCGGGTGA
- the pdxA gene encoding 4-hydroxythreonine-4-phosphate dehydrogenase PdxA: MAKPIIAITMGDAAGVGPEIIVKSLSHPEVHDLCCPLVIGDAQRLRSAAEITQVRIEVRSLSDSSLQIARFEPHTIDCVDLHNISADLAWGRLARDAGEAAYRYLEVAARLALQGEVAAICTAPLNKEALHAAGHKFPGHTELLAYLTGTPEVSMMLTTPKLKVLHVTTHIGLIDAIRRIEPGLVERTIARGHDALEKAGISNPRIGVCGINPHAGENGLFGYGEEEEKIVPAITTCRKLGWNVEGPLPADTLFFRAQRGEFDLVIAMYHDQGHGPVKVLGIESGVNITIGLPVVRTSVDHGTAFDIAGTGKADERSLIEAIRQAVQLAPEWKSGSLAYR, translated from the coding sequence ATGGCAAAACCCATCATCGCCATCACCATGGGAGATGCCGCCGGCGTCGGTCCCGAGATTATCGTGAAGAGCCTTTCGCACCCGGAGGTGCACGACCTGTGCTGCCCGCTCGTCATCGGCGACGCACAGCGCCTGCGCTCCGCGGCAGAGATCACCCAGGTGCGCATCGAAGTGCGCAGCCTTTCCGATTCCAGCCTCCAGATTGCTCGCTTCGAGCCGCACACAATTGACTGCGTCGATCTTCACAACATCTCCGCCGACCTTGCGTGGGGCAGACTCGCGCGCGATGCCGGCGAGGCGGCCTATCGCTATCTCGAAGTGGCAGCGCGCCTAGCCTTGCAAGGTGAAGTTGCGGCAATCTGTACTGCCCCGCTCAACAAGGAAGCTCTGCACGCTGCGGGGCACAAGTTTCCAGGACACACCGAGCTTCTGGCTTACCTCACCGGCACGCCTGAAGTTTCGATGATGTTGACCACGCCGAAGCTGAAGGTGCTGCATGTGACCACGCACATCGGGCTCATCGATGCGATCCGCCGCATCGAGCCAGGCCTAGTCGAACGCACGATCGCCCGCGGTCACGATGCGCTCGAAAAAGCCGGGATTTCGAATCCGCGCATCGGTGTCTGCGGAATCAATCCACACGCCGGGGAAAACGGATTATTCGGCTACGGCGAGGAGGAAGAGAAGATCGTGCCCGCGATTACAACCTGCCGCAAGCTCGGTTGGAACGTCGAGGGCCCTCTGCCTGCCGATACGCTCTTCTTTCGTGCGCAGCGCGGGGAATTTGACCTGGTGATTGCCATGTACCACGACCAGGGCCACGGCCCGGTCAAGGTCCTGGGTATCGAGTCCGGGGTCAACATCACTATCGGCCTGCCTGTTGTGCGAACCTCCGTCGACCATGGGACCGCCTTCGACATCGCAGGCACCGGAAAGGCCGACGAGCGCAGTCTCATCGAGGCGATCCGCCAGGCGGTGCAGCTCGCACCCGAGTGGAAGTCGGGCAGCCTCGCCTATCGCTAA
- a CDS encoding four-carbon acid sugar kinase family protein: protein MAEIIIIADDLTGAADSAAACAAHGPTAIVTLGLPQDCTTLPDSDILSIDANTRCLSAGQAAGITSQIVRARHDHRALRPGSLIFKKLDSTLRGHFAAELAAVLRELNAIAPAGEEHCIVMAPALPAQGRITIGGRQIVDGRQLHEGDIPAQLGAAGLSCRIIDIATVRADARSLEQLMVMLSHQTDVLLCDAESDDDLRRIAEATMVLGDRAVWAGSAGLAAHLHRAGRLSSTTGQPQQVAATSRRPTLFVVGSVSSVSREQAALLSALPDVTTFRLTMASVLSSTVNVAPVLTALQSRRDVLVALDDNERCSESESTLLTKNVARMLGPCAALPGAVVATGGETARALLDELGIRRLRIVDEVEPGIPFSMAEGWTRPLPIITKAGGFGSSGALIRCREFLSAPGHSPARIRAGRTSVS, encoded by the coding sequence GTGGCTGAAATCATCATCATCGCCGATGATCTGACAGGCGCGGCTGACTCCGCGGCAGCGTGTGCAGCGCACGGGCCCACGGCTATCGTTACGCTGGGCTTGCCGCAAGACTGCACAACCTTGCCCGACAGCGACATCTTATCCATCGATGCCAATACGCGCTGTCTTTCAGCCGGTCAGGCCGCAGGCATTACTTCCCAGATTGTTCGCGCCCGCCACGACCATCGCGCACTTCGGCCCGGCAGTCTTATCTTCAAGAAACTCGATTCGACTCTGCGCGGCCATTTCGCAGCGGAACTCGCCGCCGTTCTGAGAGAACTGAACGCGATTGCACCGGCCGGCGAAGAGCATTGCATCGTGATGGCACCTGCGCTTCCGGCGCAAGGCCGCATCACCATCGGCGGACGGCAGATCGTCGATGGCCGGCAACTCCACGAGGGCGATATCCCCGCGCAACTCGGTGCAGCGGGGCTCTCGTGCCGCATCATCGACATTGCGACGGTCCGTGCGGATGCACGCAGCCTCGAGCAGTTGATGGTCATGCTGTCGCACCAAACGGACGTGCTCCTCTGCGATGCCGAAAGCGATGACGATCTGCGCCGCATCGCGGAAGCAACCATGGTCCTGGGCGATCGGGCCGTGTGGGCAGGTTCCGCCGGCCTTGCCGCGCATTTGCATCGCGCCGGGCGACTATCTTCAACCACCGGGCAGCCGCAACAAGTCGCGGCGACCTCCAGACGCCCTACTCTGTTCGTGGTGGGCAGCGTCTCGTCCGTGTCGCGCGAACAGGCCGCGCTGCTTTCTGCGCTGCCCGATGTGACCACGTTCCGTCTCACGATGGCGTCGGTGCTGAGCTCCACGGTGAACGTCGCGCCCGTGCTCACGGCGCTGCAATCGCGGCGCGATGTGCTTGTCGCACTCGATGACAACGAGCGCTGCTCCGAAAGCGAATCGACCCTTCTCACAAAGAATGTTGCCAGGATGCTCGGGCCCTGTGCCGCGCTGCCTGGAGCAGTTGTGGCGACGGGAGGCGAAACAGCCCGTGCCCTTCTCGATGAATTGGGCATTCGCCGCCTGCGCATCGTCGACGAAGTTGAGCCCGGCATCCCCTTTTCCATGGCTGAAGGCTGGACGCGTCCGCTGCCGATCATCACCAAGGCCGGCGGCTTCGGATCATCGGGAGCACTGATCCGTTGCCGCGAGTTTCTCTCAGCGCCTGGTCACTCACCCGCGCGTATCCGCGCAGGAAGAACGTCTGTATCCTGA